In Herbaspirillum seropedicae, a single window of DNA contains:
- a CDS encoding methyl-accepting chemotaxis protein produces the protein MTITKRLIITLSTALLALLFVGADGLWQLQRAQQRLELIQNRIIPGMDSLNLLKGYLADSRLAGYRLSVFANLSDKSGLQKAVDTANKLLDEEFAHYERDLIFDEKDRALIQADKANIEAYRKALVPFFAAAYANDMDGVRATLQAGTPLAISAAAAKKGFEDHILIGRKMIDTIKQESDEAYAFALRTMIAVVVVAVLLTGLLGLQVVRSVIRSLGKIQHTFEHVSQTLDLSRPVPVERMDEIGRTAAAFNKLLARIVDVVATTRTSTDSVTVAARQIAAGNADLSARTEQQAAALEESASSLEQLTSVVLQNTQNARQANELAQSASHIASQGGDVVRQVVDTMNSINESSRKIVDIIAVIDGIAFQTNILALNAAVEAARAGEQGRGFAVVASEVRSLAQRSAAAAKEIKELIDDSVSKVGSGSKLVEQAGTTMSDIVDSVQRVTVIVGDIANASEEQSAGISQVNQAIAQMDQGTQQNAALVEEAAAAAHALQQQAETLESVVAVFKLEGRLNGSIPVIQAPASAARLPASPAARQAEPALEEF, from the coding sequence ATGACCATTACCAAGCGCCTCATCATTACTCTCTCGACAGCCCTGCTGGCGCTGCTGTTCGTTGGCGCCGATGGCCTCTGGCAGCTGCAGCGCGCCCAGCAGCGCCTGGAGCTGATCCAGAACCGCATCATCCCGGGCATGGACAGCCTGAACCTGCTCAAGGGCTACCTGGCCGATTCGCGCCTGGCCGGCTATCGCCTGTCGGTGTTCGCCAACCTGTCCGACAAGAGCGGCCTGCAAAAGGCCGTGGATACGGCCAACAAGCTGCTCGATGAAGAGTTCGCCCACTACGAGCGCGACCTGATCTTCGATGAAAAGGACCGCGCCCTGATCCAGGCCGACAAGGCCAACATCGAAGCCTACCGCAAGGCCCTGGTGCCGTTCTTCGCCGCCGCCTACGCCAATGACATGGATGGCGTGCGCGCCACCCTGCAGGCCGGCACGCCCCTGGCGATCTCGGCGGCGGCTGCCAAGAAGGGCTTCGAGGACCACATCCTGATCGGTCGCAAGATGATCGACACCATCAAGCAGGAAAGCGACGAGGCCTATGCCTTCGCCCTGCGCACCATGATCGCCGTGGTGGTGGTGGCGGTGCTGCTGACCGGTCTGCTGGGCCTGCAGGTCGTGCGCAGCGTGATCCGTAGCCTGGGCAAGATCCAGCATACCTTCGAACACGTCAGCCAGACCCTGGACCTGTCGCGCCCGGTGCCGGTGGAGCGCATGGACGAGATCGGCCGCACCGCCGCGGCCTTCAACAAGCTGCTGGCGCGCATCGTCGATGTGGTCGCCACCACCCGCACCTCGACCGATTCGGTGACGGTGGCGGCGCGTCAGATCGCCGCTGGCAATGCCGACCTGTCGGCGCGCACCGAGCAACAGGCTGCGGCGCTGGAAGAAAGCGCCTCCAGCCTGGAACAGCTGACCTCGGTGGTGCTCCAGAACACCCAGAATGCGCGCCAGGCCAACGAGCTGGCGCAGTCGGCCTCGCACATCGCCTCGCAGGGCGGGGATGTGGTGCGCCAGGTGGTCGATACCATGAATTCCATCAATGAATCCTCGCGCAAGATCGTCGACATCATCGCGGTGATCGACGGCATCGCCTTCCAGACCAACATCCTGGCCTTGAACGCCGCCGTCGAAGCGGCCCGTGCTGGCGAGCAGGGTCGTGGCTTTGCCGTGGTGGCGTCGGAAGTGCGCTCGCTGGCGCAGCGGTCGGCAGCGGCCGCCAAGGAGATCAAGGAGCTCATCGATGATTCCGTGAGCAAGGTGGGCAGCGGCAGCAAGCTGGTGGAACAGGCCGGCACGACCATGAGCGACATCGTCGACAGCGTGCAGCGCGTGACCGTCATCGTCGGTGACATCGCCAACGCCAGCGAAGAGCAGAGCGCCGGTATCTCGCAGGTCAACCAGGCCATCGCGCAGATGGACCAGGGCACGCAGCAGAACGCCGCCCTGGTGGAAGAGGCTGCGGCGGCGGCCCATGCCCTGCAGCAGCAGGCCGAGACGCTGGAAAGCGTGGTCGCGGTGTTCAAGCTGGAGGGCCGCCTCAATGGCAGCATTCCCGTCATCCAGGCGCCTGCCAGTGCGGCGCGTCTGCCGGCGAGCCCGGCGGCGCGGCAGGCAGAGCCGGCGCTGGAAGAGTTCTGA
- a CDS encoding patatin-like phospholipase family protein encodes MGISPGRKKKALVIGGGAPNSTLIAGALAAFLAEGIEFDVISASGAGVLMGLLYTAPRDVGPREALMKWAEVGVADSIYKLFPVNYKVFKKPGAQAESYRESMLAQMQQLPGLGAHAFTDMFTRHFADASAKWNDWMHLLMSALSPSDLHSGSLGLCAHLPFLEQSIDFTAVPAMRPEFYINAYNIDRHRMQIWNKDQITPAHVRASLSFPFLYAPTEIDGEHYIEGAALDTLNFTPFIAGEDGSPAPAGDVDTLVVLDILGEDRLIRKPRNLYDAWVRSIITPLVKISKAEQRLFELEHNTDAATGKPRRQVLKVDLMEGVPESHWPQVLDWSSSNMQLLFDVGYRAGVAFCREHGDVLDPQRATALAA; translated from the coding sequence ATGGGAATATCGCCAGGACGCAAGAAAAAGGCGCTGGTCATCGGGGGCGGCGCCCCCAATTCGACACTCATCGCCGGTGCGCTGGCCGCATTCCTGGCCGAAGGAATCGAGTTCGATGTCATCTCGGCCTCGGGGGCCGGGGTGCTGATGGGCTTGCTCTACACCGCTCCGCGCGATGTCGGGCCGCGCGAGGCGCTGATGAAGTGGGCCGAAGTCGGGGTGGCCGACAGCATCTACAAGCTCTTTCCGGTCAATTACAAGGTCTTCAAGAAGCCCGGCGCCCAGGCCGAGAGCTACCGCGAGTCCATGCTGGCGCAGATGCAGCAGCTGCCGGGGTTGGGCGCGCATGCCTTCACCGATATGTTCACGCGCCATTTCGCCGATGCGTCGGCCAAGTGGAACGACTGGATGCATCTGCTGATGTCGGCGCTGTCGCCTTCGGATCTGCATTCGGGCAGCCTGGGCCTGTGCGCGCACCTGCCTTTCCTGGAGCAGTCCATCGATTTCACGGCGGTGCCGGCCATGCGCCCGGAGTTCTACATCAACGCCTACAACATCGATCGCCATCGCATGCAGATCTGGAACAAGGACCAGATCACGCCGGCCCATGTGCGGGCCTCGCTGTCCTTCCCTTTCCTGTATGCGCCCACCGAGATCGACGGCGAGCACTACATTGAAGGCGCGGCCCTGGATACGCTCAACTTCACGCCCTTCATCGCTGGTGAAGACGGCAGCCCGGCCCCGGCCGGCGATGTCGATACCCTGGTGGTGCTGGACATCCTGGGCGAGGACCGGCTCATCCGTAAGCCCCGCAATCTCTACGATGCCTGGGTGCGCTCCATCATCACGCCGCTGGTGAAGATCTCCAAGGCCGAGCAACGCCTCTTCGAGCTGGAGCACAACACCGACGCTGCCACCGGCAAGCCGCGCCGCCAGGTGCTCAAGGTCGACCTCATGGAGGGCGTGCCGGAGTCGCACTGGCCGCAGGTGCTGGACTGGTCGTCCTCCAACATGCAGTTGCTGTTCGACGTCGGCTACCGCGCCGGCGTGGCCTTCTGCCGCGAGCATGGCGACGTGCTCGATCCCCAGCGCGCCACGGCCCTGGCCGCCTAG
- a CDS encoding response regulator, with protein MVDPSPESVELARFGLWRNKLDCAFGWFEDAEGAAQSLFNPQARAHPADLPCLILLEPRLPRMEGLELLHMLRAHAHTRALPVVMFATSQDDADAARARAAGANDYLVKPVDARAFMELVSQTVRRWLPGATP; from the coding sequence ATGGTTGATCCCAGTCCGGAGTCGGTTGAGCTGGCGCGTTTCGGGCTATGGCGCAACAAGCTGGACTGCGCCTTCGGCTGGTTCGAGGATGCCGAGGGAGCGGCCCAGTCGCTGTTCAACCCGCAAGCCAGAGCCCATCCTGCCGACCTGCCCTGCCTGATCCTGCTGGAACCGCGCCTGCCGCGCATGGAGGGGCTGGAGCTGTTGCACATGCTGCGCGCCCATGCCCACACCCGGGCGCTGCCGGTAGTCATGTTCGCCACCTCCCAGGATGACGCCGACGCCGCCCGCGCCCGCGCCGCCGGCGCCAACGACTACCTGGTCAAGCCGGTGGACGCCCGCGCCTTCATGGAACTGGTCAGCCAGACCGTGCGCCGCTGGCTGCCGGGCGCAACGCCCTGA
- a CDS encoding methyl-accepting chemotaxis protein encodes MKWFYDLRISRKLITTFLVVVAMVAALGVFSIRQLDQVNSASTEISTNWLPSIRTLARLQLAMSRLRSFELQHILAKDAKEYEEVERGMQVQMNNLKTAQAEYVTQISEPEEKAIYPEVEKLIATFVSEHDKIIALSRQGKDEEARNLQRGESTKAYRTSLQQIDKLAAVNDKGADISNKQADAIYAQARLWIIVTVAACIGLAMLLAVWVSRLIARPLEEAVSVAQRVAGGDLTTRIEPAGKDETGQLLVALKSMNDSLVGIVGQVRMGTQTITTASTEIASGNLDLSSRTEEQASSLEETASAMEELTSTVKQNADNARQANQLAVSASEVASQGGAVVNQVVDTMGSINASSRKIADIIGVIDGIAFQTNILALNAAVEAARAGEQGRGFAVVASEVRSLAQRSAGAAKEIKELIEGSVAQVDMGSKLVERAGITMSEVVQSVRRVTDIVGEISSASQEQSEGIEQVNLAIAQMDEVTQQNAALVEEAAAAAQSLQEQAETLTQTVGFFKLEQQPDEPASRPPVRAASVARTAAVRHAPATRPAATLAASAAPAKPASGSRLPGGAAEDGGSWEQF; translated from the coding sequence ATGAAATGGTTCTACGACCTCAGGATTTCCCGCAAGCTGATCACCACCTTCCTGGTGGTGGTGGCCATGGTGGCGGCGCTGGGCGTGTTTTCGATCCGCCAGCTGGATCAGGTCAACAGCGCCTCCACCGAGATCTCCACCAACTGGCTGCCCAGCATCCGCACCCTGGCCCGGCTGCAGTTGGCCATGTCGCGGCTGCGCAGCTTCGAGCTGCAGCACATCCTGGCCAAGGACGCCAAAGAGTACGAAGAAGTCGAGCGCGGCATGCAGGTCCAGATGAACAACCTGAAAACCGCCCAGGCCGAATACGTGACGCAGATTTCCGAGCCTGAGGAAAAGGCGATCTATCCCGAAGTCGAGAAGCTCATCGCTACCTTCGTCTCGGAACATGACAAGATCATCGCGTTGTCACGCCAGGGCAAGGACGAAGAAGCCCGCAACCTGCAACGCGGCGAATCCACCAAGGCCTATCGCACCTCTCTGCAACAGATCGACAAGCTCGCCGCTGTCAACGACAAGGGCGCCGACATCTCCAACAAACAGGCCGACGCCATCTATGCCCAGGCCCGACTGTGGATCATCGTCACGGTGGCGGCCTGCATCGGTCTGGCCATGTTGCTGGCGGTGTGGGTCTCGCGCCTGATCGCGCGGCCGCTGGAAGAGGCCGTATCGGTGGCGCAGCGCGTGGCCGGCGGTGACCTCACCACCCGCATCGAACCGGCCGGCAAGGATGAGACCGGCCAGCTGCTGGTCGCCCTCAAGAGCATGAATGACAGCCTGGTGGGCATCGTCGGGCAGGTCCGCATGGGCACCCAGACCATCACCACCGCCTCCACCGAAATCGCCTCGGGCAACCTGGACCTGTCCTCGCGCACCGAAGAGCAAGCCAGCTCCCTGGAAGAAACCGCCTCGGCCATGGAAGAACTGACGTCCACCGTAAAGCAGAACGCCGACAACGCCCGCCAGGCCAACCAGTTGGCCGTCTCGGCCTCGGAAGTGGCCAGCCAGGGCGGCGCGGTGGTCAACCAGGTGGTCGACACCATGGGCAGCATCAATGCCTCCTCGCGCAAGATTGCCGACATCATCGGCGTCATCGATGGCATTGCATTCCAGACCAACATCCTGGCCCTGAACGCTGCGGTGGAAGCCGCGCGCGCCGGTGAACAGGGACGCGGTTTCGCCGTGGTGGCCTCGGAAGTGCGCTCGCTGGCGCAGCGCTCGGCCGGTGCGGCCAAGGAGATCAAGGAACTCATCGAAGGATCGGTGGCCCAGGTGGACATGGGCAGCAAGCTGGTCGAGCGCGCCGGCATCACCATGAGCGAAGTGGTGCAAAGCGTACGCCGGGTCACCGACATCGTCGGCGAGATCAGTTCGGCCAGCCAGGAGCAGAGCGAAGGGATCGAGCAAGTCAACCTGGCCATCGCGCAAATGGATGAAGTCACCCAGCAGAACGCCGCCCTGGTGGAAGAAGCCGCCGCCGCCGCCCAGTCCTTGCAGGAACAGGCGGAAACCCTGACCCAGACGGTCGGCTTCTTCAAGCTGGAGCAGCAACCAGACGAGCCAGCGTCGCGCCCACCTGTGCGCGCCGCCAGCGTGGCCCGCACAGCCGCAGTGCGTCACGCGCCGGCAACGCGACCTGCTGCCACCCTTGCTGCCTCGGCGGCCCCGGCCAAGCCGGCGTCCGGATCGCGCTTGCCGGGCGGTGCGGCAGAGGACGGCGGCTCCTGGGAACAGTTCTGA
- a CDS encoding S1 family peptidase, whose translation MRLLNPLLALLVLYCLGAGRAGAADLVQTIAAIKPAIVGVGSYQAMRSPAVSFVGTGFVVGDGLTVVTNAHVVAAASGEERKDSKDNLRVLVARGANVEAREAALLVMDRLHDLALLRLSGAPEPALRVGDSDSAREGQMLAFTGFPLTAILGFHPVTHRAMISAITVVATPAPNARSLDAKAIVQLQRSAYPVFQLDGTAYPGFSGSPLYDPESGVVLGVINKVLNATKESAISAPSGITYAIPAKFVQQLMTGR comes from the coding sequence ATGAGGCTGCTGAACCCATTGCTGGCGCTGCTGGTCCTGTACTGCCTGGGCGCGGGCCGCGCCGGGGCTGCTGACCTGGTGCAGACCATCGCCGCGATCAAGCCTGCCATCGTCGGTGTCGGCAGCTACCAGGCCATGCGCAGTCCGGCGGTGAGTTTCGTGGGAACGGGCTTCGTGGTCGGTGACGGGCTCACGGTGGTCACCAATGCCCACGTGGTGGCGGCGGCCAGCGGCGAGGAGCGCAAGGACAGCAAGGACAACCTGCGCGTGCTGGTGGCGCGCGGCGCCAATGTGGAGGCGCGCGAGGCTGCGCTGCTGGTGATGGACAGGCTGCATGACCTGGCCCTGCTGCGCCTGAGCGGCGCGCCCGAGCCGGCGCTGCGGGTAGGTGATTCGGACAGCGCCAGGGAAGGGCAGATGCTGGCCTTTACCGGGTTTCCCTTGACGGCCATCCTGGGCTTTCATCCGGTCACGCATCGCGCAATGATCTCCGCCATCACCGTCGTGGCCACGCCCGCGCCCAATGCGCGCAGCCTGGACGCCAAGGCCATCGTGCAGTTGCAGCGCAGCGCCTACCCGGTCTTCCAGCTCGATGGCACGGCCTATCCGGGCTTCAGCGGCAGCCCGTTGTACGACCCCGAGAGCGGGGTGGTGCTGGGCGTGATCAACAAGGTGCTCAACGCCACCAAGGAATCGGCCATCAGCGCTCCCAGCGGCATCACCTATGCCATTCCCGCCAAGTTCGTGCAGCAGTTGATGACGGGACGCTGA
- a CDS encoding pyridoxal-dependent decarboxylase, exosortase A system-associated produces MHADPRQKPLHAEQTAFPIVDGMLHVGGMPLDRLALRVGATPFYVYDRALLRARVAHLRAHLPAELALHYSIKANPMPALVQAMAQLVDGFDVASGGELATALDTPMPVQHISFTGPGKSLAELRRALAAGVMLHVESEREAEAVAALAQELGVRPGVTLRINPPFELKSSGMRMGGGAKPFGVDAEAAPALLRWLAGQGVQVAGLQIFCGSQSLDAQAIMAAQSSSFELALQLAGEAGLSLRVLNIGGGFGIPYFPGERALEIAPIGAHLAQWLPRLRALHPQLRVVMEMGRYLVGEAGLYVSRVIDRKQSRGEVFLVVDGGLHHHLAASGNFGQVIRKNYPVTIVPQQPQRSGGGTTERVSVVGPLCTPLDVLAAQMLLPAAAVGDLVVVFQSGAYGLSASPTAFLGHPAPAEVLV; encoded by the coding sequence ATGCACGCTGACCCACGCCAGAAACCGCTCCACGCCGAGCAGACCGCCTTCCCCATCGTGGACGGCATGCTGCACGTGGGCGGCATGCCGCTGGACCGGCTGGCCTTGCGGGTGGGCGCGACCCCGTTCTACGTCTATGACCGCGCCTTGCTGAGGGCGCGGGTAGCGCATCTGCGCGCCCATCTGCCGGCGGAGCTGGCGCTGCATTATTCGATCAAGGCCAATCCCATGCCGGCGTTGGTACAGGCGATGGCGCAACTGGTCGATGGCTTTGACGTGGCCTCGGGCGGCGAACTCGCGACCGCGCTGGATACGCCCATGCCAGTGCAGCACATCAGCTTCACCGGACCGGGCAAGTCCCTGGCCGAGCTGCGGCGCGCGCTGGCGGCCGGGGTCATGCTGCACGTGGAATCCGAACGCGAGGCCGAGGCGGTAGCGGCGCTGGCGCAGGAGCTCGGTGTGCGCCCTGGCGTCACCCTGCGCATCAATCCGCCTTTCGAACTGAAGTCCTCGGGCATGCGCATGGGCGGGGGGGCCAAGCCCTTTGGTGTGGATGCCGAAGCCGCACCGGCGCTGCTGCGGTGGTTGGCGGGGCAGGGCGTGCAGGTGGCGGGACTGCAGATCTTCTGCGGCTCGCAGAGCCTGGACGCCCAGGCCATCATGGCGGCCCAGTCCAGCAGTTTCGAACTGGCCTTGCAACTGGCCGGCGAGGCGGGGCTGTCGCTGCGTGTGCTCAATATCGGCGGCGGCTTCGGCATACCGTATTTCCCCGGTGAGCGGGCGCTGGAGATCGCCCCCATCGGCGCGCATCTGGCGCAGTGGCTGCCGCGTCTGCGCGCGCTCCATCCGCAGCTGCGGGTGGTCATGGAGATGGGGCGTTATCTGGTGGGCGAGGCCGGCCTCTATGTCAGCCGCGTGATCGATCGCAAGCAGTCGCGGGGAGAGGTGTTCCTGGTGGTCGATGGCGGCTTGCATCATCATCTGGCGGCTTCCGGCAATTTCGGCCAGGTGATCCGCAAGAACTATCCGGTCACCATCGTGCCGCAGCAGCCGCAGCGCTCGGGTGGAGGGACGACCGAGCGGGTCTCGGTGGTCGGTCCCCTGTGTACGCCGCTCGATGTGCTGGCCGCGCAGATGCTGTTGCCGGCGGCGGCGGTGGGCGACCTGGTGGTGGTGTTCCAGTCGGGCGCCTATGGCCTGAGCGCCAGTCCGACTGCCTTCCTCGGGCATCCGGCGCCCGCTGAGGTGCTGGTATGA
- a CDS encoding acyl-CoA ligase (AMP-forming), exosortase A system-associated gives MTPTLIHDTLLASAQARPQATALRYRGQQLDYAGLAAGVEQVAAALLALGLGPGERVAVYLEKRMETVLALFGAAAAGLVFVPINPLLKPAQVSHILQDCAVRVLVSSEPRHPALADRLSQCPALQTVVLVDAAAAAPATPAPPAPLGRLATLDWNAFLQAAPGPGSRRAHRRIDADIAAILYTSGSTGQPKGVVLSHRNLVAGAQSVAGYLGNHPQDRLLAVLPLSFDYGLSQLSTAFLSGASVTLLNYLAPRDILHAVASEGITGLAGVPPLWQQLAGLPWPQGCSLRYLTNSGGALPRSVLAQLRRALPQAQVFLMYGLTEAFRSTYLPPAELDRRPDSIGRAIPNAEIMVVRPDGSPCAPGEVGELVHRGALVAQGYWNDPARTAERFRPAPGREAALGTPELAVWSGDSVRMDEQGYLYFVGRADDMIKVSGYRISPHEVEEVLHATGLADQFAVVGVAHPQQGQAVVAVVPSSCTASLEAVQQACRAHLPSYMLPAALHRWPGELPRSPNGKLDRKLMQQTLADHFMKADHAR, from the coding sequence GTGACGCCTACGCTCATCCACGACACCCTCTTGGCCAGCGCGCAGGCGCGGCCCCAGGCGACGGCCTTGCGCTATCGCGGCCAGCAGCTGGACTACGCCGGCCTGGCCGCGGGCGTGGAGCAGGTGGCGGCGGCCTTGCTGGCGCTGGGCCTGGGGCCGGGCGAGCGCGTGGCGGTGTACCTGGAAAAACGCATGGAGACGGTGCTGGCGCTCTTCGGTGCTGCGGCTGCCGGGCTGGTCTTTGTGCCGATCAATCCCTTGCTGAAACCGGCCCAGGTCAGCCACATCCTGCAGGATTGCGCCGTGCGGGTACTGGTGAGCTCGGAACCACGCCACCCAGCGCTGGCGGATCGGCTCAGCCAATGCCCGGCCTTGCAGACGGTGGTGCTGGTCGATGCCGCCGCAGCTGCGCCGGCCACACCGGCCCCACCGGCCCCATTGGGCAGGCTGGCCACGCTGGACTGGAACGCCTTCCTGCAGGCTGCGCCGGGACCAGGCAGCCGGCGCGCCCATCGCCGCATCGATGCCGATATCGCCGCCATCCTCTATACCTCCGGCAGCACTGGCCAGCCCAAGGGCGTGGTGCTGTCGCATCGCAATCTGGTGGCGGGTGCGCAGAGCGTGGCCGGCTACCTGGGCAATCATCCGCAGGACCGCCTGCTGGCGGTGCTGCCACTGAGCTTCGACTATGGCCTGAGCCAGCTGAGCACGGCCTTCCTGAGCGGCGCGTCGGTGACGCTCTTGAACTACCTGGCGCCGCGCGACATCCTCCATGCAGTGGCCAGCGAGGGCATCACCGGCCTGGCCGGCGTGCCGCCGCTGTGGCAGCAGCTGGCCGGCCTGCCGTGGCCGCAAGGATGCAGTCTGCGCTATCTCACCAATTCCGGCGGGGCCTTGCCGCGCAGCGTCCTGGCGCAGTTGCGCCGCGCCTTGCCACAGGCCCAGGTGTTCCTGATGTATGGCCTGACCGAAGCGTTCCGCTCGACCTACCTGCCGCCGGCGGAACTGGATCGTCGTCCCGATTCCATCGGGCGCGCCATTCCCAATGCCGAGATCATGGTGGTGCGTCCCGACGGCAGCCCTTGTGCGCCCGGCGAGGTGGGCGAGCTGGTGCATCGCGGCGCGCTGGTGGCGCAAGGCTACTGGAATGATCCGGCCAGGACGGCGGAACGCTTCCGTCCCGCGCCGGGGCGCGAGGCGGCGCTGGGCACGCCGGAACTGGCGGTGTGGTCGGGCGATTCGGTGCGCATGGATGAGCAGGGCTATCTCTACTTCGTCGGACGGGCGGACGACATGATCAAGGTCTCCGGCTACCGGATCAGCCCGCACGAGGTCGAAGAGGTGCTGCACGCCACCGGCCTGGCGGACCAGTTCGCCGTGGTCGGCGTGGCCCATCCGCAGCAGGGGCAGGCGGTGGTGGCGGTGGTGCCGTCCTCCTGCACGGCCAGCCTGGAGGCCGTGCAGCAGGCCTGCCGCGCCCATCTGCCGTCCTACATGTTGCCGGCCGCGCTGCACCGCTGGCCCGGCGAGTTGCCGCGTTCGCCCAATGGCAAGCTGGATCGCAAGCTGATGCAGCAGACCCTGGCAGATCATTTCATGAAAGCCGACCATGCACGCTGA
- the prsR gene encoding PEP-CTERM-box response regulator transcription factor → MSENKPKLLIVEDDPGLQKQLRWSLDAYEVLVAGDRESALAMVRRHEPAVVTMDLGLPPDPDGASEGFATLQQVLALAPDTKVIMLTGNQDHAHAVKAISMGAYDFHQKPCIDETLRLVVQRAFYLHALQRENQRMQQAGGHTALGGLITRDAGMLAVCRSIEKVAPSSASVMLLGSSGTGKEVLARALHQLSPRSGRRFMAINCAAIPENLLESELFGYEKGAFTGAAKQTIGKVELAHGGTFFLDEVGDLPMPLQAKLLRFLQERVIERVGGHTEIPVDVRVICATHQNLKELTASGGFREDLYYRLCEIIIKIPALKERHGDAVLLARHFVQKFCAKEGRATLHLSQDAVAAIERYEWPGNVREMENCVMRAVIMADGQQITAEDLGLSVEGREAEPLNLRQVRDEAERKAVVKALTRMDGNILKAAELLGVSRPTLYDLMSRHEIK, encoded by the coding sequence GTGAGTGAAAACAAGCCGAAACTGTTGATCGTGGAAGATGATCCGGGCCTGCAAAAGCAATTGCGCTGGAGCCTGGACGCCTATGAAGTGCTGGTCGCAGGTGACCGCGAAAGCGCGCTGGCCATGGTGCGCCGGCATGAGCCGGCGGTCGTGACGATGGACCTGGGCCTGCCGCCTGATCCCGACGGCGCCAGCGAAGGTTTCGCCACGCTGCAGCAGGTGCTGGCGCTGGCGCCCGATACCAAGGTCATCATGCTCACCGGCAATCAGGACCACGCCCATGCGGTCAAGGCTATCAGCATGGGCGCCTACGATTTTCATCAGAAGCCATGCATTGACGAGACCCTGCGCCTGGTGGTGCAGCGCGCCTTCTACCTGCACGCGCTGCAGCGCGAAAACCAGCGCATGCAGCAGGCCGGCGGCCATACCGCCCTGGGCGGCCTGATCACGCGCGACGCCGGCATGCTCGCGGTGTGTCGCAGCATCGAAAAGGTCGCACCCTCATCGGCCTCGGTGATGCTGCTGGGCAGCAGCGGCACCGGAAAGGAAGTGCTGGCGCGCGCGCTGCATCAGCTCAGTCCCCGCAGTGGGCGCCGCTTCATGGCCATCAACTGCGCGGCCATTCCCGAGAACTTGCTGGAGAGCGAGCTGTTCGGCTACGAGAAGGGCGCCTTCACCGGCGCGGCCAAGCAGACCATCGGCAAGGTCGAACTGGCCCATGGCGGCACCTTCTTCCTCGATGAAGTGGGCGACTTGCCCATGCCCTTGCAGGCCAAGCTGCTGCGCTTCCTGCAGGAGCGGGTGATCGAGCGGGTCGGCGGCCACACTGAAATCCCGGTGGATGTGCGGGTCATCTGCGCCACTCACCAGAACCTCAAGGAACTGACCGCCTCGGGCGGCTTCCGTGAAGACCTGTATTACCGCCTGTGCGAGATCATCATCAAGATCCCGGCGCTGAAGGAGCGGCATGGCGACGCGGTCCTGCTGGCGCGTCATTTCGTCCAGAAGTTCTGCGCCAAGGAAGGGCGCGCCACGCTGCACCTGAGCCAGGACGCAGTGGCGGCGATCGAACGCTATGAATGGCCGGGCAATGTGCGGGAGATGGAAAACTGCGTCATGCGCGCCGTCATCATGGCCGATGGCCAGCAGATCACGGCCGAGGACCTGGGCTTGTCGGTGGAAGGCCGCGAGGCCGAACCGCTGAACCTGCGCCAGGTGCGCGACGAAGCCGAGCGCAAGGCGGTGGTCAAGGCGCTCACGCGCATGGATGGCAATATCCTCAAGGCCGCCGAACTGCTGGGCGTGAGCCGTCCGACGCTGTATGACCTGATGAGCCGGCACGAAATCAAGTAG